The DNA sequence GTAAAAAACCCAGCAACAGGCGATAACGTGCGTGAAGAGGGGCGATGAATGGCCGTAACGTCAGGCCGTAAATCAGGTGCTGGGCCGTTATCACCATCACCGTTAACAAAATGGTCAGGGTGCTGCTGCCGGACATCACCAGCCCGAGCGTGACCAGTTGCGCGGCTCCGGCGAAGATAATCGCTGACATTCCCAGCGCTTGCCAGAAAGGTAGCCCGGCTTGCACCGCCATTGAACCGGCCAGAATGCCCCAGGGGATCACGGACAGGCAAAGCGGCAACATGGCGAGACTGCCGTGCAGAAACCGGCGCGATGCGGAGTCCGGCGTGTTTTGGTGTAATAACAGATTAAGTGATGAGTCTGGCATAACAACCCTCCTTCAGGTTTATTGCCCGAAGGATAGCCACCGGTTGTGCGAGGGTATTGAAAGAAATTGCGCGTAGTCGGCTATTTAAGGGTGCGGACAAATTCCCCCGGCGTGATGCCGATTGCGCGTTTGAAATGGCGGTTGAAATGGCTTTGGTCGGAAAAGCCGCAGCGGGAGGCCACGTCTGACAGGCTGACACCGTTAATCAGCAATGAGCGAGCCTGACGCAAGCGCGCCTGAATCAGGTAAGCATGCGGCGGCATGCCGATGAGTGACTTGAATTGCCGGAGAAAATGCCACGGGCTGAGGCCAGCCATCTGCGCCAGTTGCAGCAGGCTGGTATCTTGCTCCGGGCACTCATCAAGCCAGCGCTTTGCGCGCAAAATGGCGGGCGTCGCCTGCGCCAGGGCCCGACCATCTGCTGGCGTCTTGCTATAGCGCATCATCAGCCAGCTCAGTGAAGAAAACAGCAGCGTCTCTTTGAACAGGCTGTTGTCAGCCTGTGATAGCAAGGTAAAAGCCAGCCGTAACTGGGCTGACAGACCGGGGTCATGCACGACGGCATCGGGAAACCAGGGGGTGCTGCCTTGCGGTATGCGCAGGTCACGCGACAGATGGCATAACAATGCCGGTGACGGATAGATAGCGCGATAGGCCCAGCCGCCAGGAACATCGGCATGGCCGGTGTGAATATCATCGGCATTGACCAGAATAATATCGCCGGTTGGCGCAACATGTTCACCGCCGGTGCGATAAAAACGCTGCGCCCCTTCTTCAATGACGCCAACGCAGAAATTTTCGTGTGAATGGCGGGCAAAGCGCTGGCGATGGTAGCGAGCTTGCAGCATTTCCAGCCCGCCCAACTCCTTGAGATGGTGAAACTGCACTTCTTCCCGTGATGAAGACGTTCCCATACAGCGCTCCCGACAATGCGTTGGTACAAAATTGCTGTTATGCGCATGCGTTATTGCGCCATTCGGCGCGCGCTCAACAGCGTGAAGCCACGTGGTCTTTAACTATACTGGTTTACCCGGCAACGTTTTACCTTTGCAGGGACTTACCTTTGCAGGGGCTTACCTTGCAGAGCCTTACCCTGTGGAGCCTTACCTTTGAGCCATTTTCTCACCCAAAAGCGGTGCGGGTGCAACGCCGCCAGCGTGCTGGCGTCCAGCGGTAAGGGTTCCGAGAAAATCTGTGATGCCAGAATCTCCGCCGCCAGCGGCGCAGAACACAGGCCGCGTGACCCTAATGCGCCAATCAGGTACAGGTTTGGCCATGCCGGGGCGTTTGCCACCTCAACGCCTGCATCACGCTGGGCGGGCAGGTCTTGATAGCTGGCCTCGGTTTGTGCGTAATCCGGTGCCTGACCAATAAGCGGCAGGTGATCGCGTATAGCACAGCGCACGCCACAGCGCGCTTGCTGCGCGCTAATATCAATCCCGGCAGTCCACTGGCTATCAGGCAGGCAGTCTATCAACCGCTGGCGATTTTGCTGTTGATCCGTGTCGCGATAATCGGTGGCGGTATCACCCCGGTGATAGCTGGCACCGATACAATGCGTGTGATGGCGCGGGCTGGCGGGTGTCAGGTAGCCGTCGTAACACAATACCTGGCGCAGTGGCGATAAGGCAGCGGTTTCAGGTACATGGCTGACCTGCCCGCGCACCGCATAGGTGGGAAGCTGGCGGGTTTGCGCCCAGCGCGTTATCTGGTGGCCATTGGCTAACACCACCGTGGCATGACGAGTGACCGTGTCGTTGTCCTGTGTCAATAACCAGCCGTCATCGCTGGCATCCAGTGTGACAATCGGCGTGGATAGGTGGGCCTGAAGCCCCTGCTGGCAGGCGAGCGCCAGCGCTGAGGCGCACAATTCTGCCGGACATAGCCA is a window from the Dickeya lacustris genome containing:
- a CDS encoding AzlC family ABC transporter permease, producing MPDSSLNLLLHQNTPDSASRRFLHGSLAMLPLCLSVIPWGILAGSMAVQAGLPFWQALGMSAIIFAGAAQLVTLGLVMSGSSTLTILLTVMVITAQHLIYGLTLRPFIAPLHARYRLLLGFLLTDELFALTVTAKSRLTTAYLIGAGLTFYLCWVLCSLAGVMMANAIPHLERYHLDFSIIATFITLIVPMVKRLSILTGTLFSLFMSMGLAYWYIEGTLVIAGLGGMAVCVLTARLRGESA
- a CDS encoding AraC family transcriptional regulator is translated as MGTSSSREEVQFHHLKELGGLEMLQARYHRQRFARHSHENFCVGVIEEGAQRFYRTGGEHVAPTGDIILVNADDIHTGHADVPGGWAYRAIYPSPALLCHLSRDLRIPQGSTPWFPDAVVHDPGLSAQLRLAFTLLSQADNSLFKETLLFSSLSWLMMRYSKTPADGRALAQATPAILRAKRWLDECPEQDTSLLQLAQMAGLSPWHFLRQFKSLIGMPPHAYLIQARLRQARSLLINGVSLSDVASRCGFSDQSHFNRHFKRAIGITPGEFVRTLK